Proteins encoded within one genomic window of Sminthopsis crassicaudata isolate SCR6 chromosome X, ASM4859323v1, whole genome shotgun sequence:
- the LOC141548397 gene encoding dynamin-1-like protein — translation MEALTPVISKLQEVFSVVGREIIQLPQIVVFGSQSSGKSSVVESIVGRDFLPKGSGIMTRRPLILQLVHVASLEERQATSPETYIQAEEWATFLHNRQKIFTDYHEIQKEISNETERITGTNKAISLAPLYLKIYSSKVLNLTLIDLPGLTKVPVGDQPPDIEVLVRDLNLSYINNSNCLLLAVTAANTDMSTSESLKLAREVDPDGRRTLAVITKLDLMDAGTDAMDVLMGRVIPVKLGIIGVVNRNPHDLKTNKSICEALYDEQAFLQKKYPSLASQNGTRFLAKTLNRLFMYHIRDCLPELKTRVNVLTAQYQSMLQSYGQPVQDHNATLLQIITKFATEYCSTIEGTAKNIETSELCGGARICYIFHEIFCRTLESIDPLAGLSVLDILTAIRNATGPRPALFIPEVSFELLVKRQIKRLEEPSLRCVELVHEELQRVIQHCSTYNTQELLRFPKLHEAIVEVVTALLKKRLPITNEMVHNLMAIELAYINTKHPDLVDMAFVSPSISIPKSDAYQGNGPRCWKSEGDADDSVPKERENSRSPSQLHVSPVTSQIRAINFLDVPLPSTSRKLSRREQQDCEIIHRLIRSYFLIVRKNIQDSVPKTVMHFLVNYVKEHLQSELVGRLYKAQLLDVLLTESKDMAQQRNEAASMLKVLQQANQTISEIRETQLW, via the exons ATGGAGGCGCTCACCCCCGTTATTAGCAAGCTCCAAGAGGTCTTCAGTGTGGTGGGCAGGGAGATCATCCAGCTGCCCCAGATTGTGGTCTTTGGCTCCCAG AGCAGTGGAAAGAGCTCGGTTGTGGAAAGCATTGTGGGCCGGGACTTCCTTCCAAAGGGTTCCGGAATCATGACTCGCAGGCCCCTGATCCTTCAACTGGTGCACGTAGCCTCCCTGGAGGAGCGGCAGGCCACATCCCCAGAGACAT ATATCCAAGCAGAGGAATGGGCCACTTTCCTGCACAACAGACAAAAG aTCTTTACAGATTATCATGAAATCCAGAAGGAAATTTCTAATGAGACAGAGCGGATCACCGGGACTAATAAG GCCATCAGTCTTGCCCCCCTGTACCTGAAGATCTACTCCTCAAAAGTGCTCAATTTGACTCTGATTGACTTGCCTGGATTGACCAAG GTTCCCGTGGGGGACCAACCCCCCGACATCGAGGTGCTGGTCAGAGACCTGAATCTGTCCTACATCAATAACTCCAACTGCCTCCTCCTGGCTGTCACTGCTGCCAACACAGACATGTCCACTTCGGAATCCTTGAAACTTGCCCGGGAGGTGGATCCTGATG GACGCAGAACCTTGGCAGTGATCACTAAGCTGGACCTCATGGATGCTGGGACAGATGCGATGGATGTGCTGATGGGCCGAGTCATCCCTGTGAAGCTGGGCATTATTGGGGTGGTGAATCG GAACCCACATGACCTCAAAACCAACAAGAGTATCTGTGAGGCGCTGTATGATGAGCAGGCCTTCTTGCAGAAGAAATACCCATCCCTGGCCAGCCAGAATGGAACACGCTTTCTTGCCAAGACACTCAACAG GCTTTTCATGTACCACATCCGAGACTGCCTGCCTGAACTAAAGACACGTGTGAATGTGCTGACGGCCCAGTACCAGTCCATGCTGCAAAGCTATGGGCAGCCTGTTCAAGACCACAATGCCACTCTCCTGCAGATCATCACCAAGTTTGCCACTGAATACTGCAGCACCATTGAAGGAACAGCAAAGAATATTGAGACCTCCGAACT CTGTGGTGGTGCTCGCATTTGCTACATCTTTCACGAGATCTTCTGCCGGACTCTGGAATCCATCGATCCCCTGGCCGGACTCAGCGTCCTGGACATCTTGACCGCCATCCGAAATGCCACG GGGCCTCGCCCAGCCCTCTTCATCCCGGAGGTCTCCTTTGAGCTGCTAGTAAAGAGACAGATTAAGAGGCTGGAGGAGCCGAGCCTCCGCTGCGTGGAGCTGGTGCATGAGGAGCTTCAGAGGGTCATCCAGCACTGCTCCACTTATAACACCCAG GAGCTGCTGCGCTTTCCCAAGCTACACGAGGCCATCGTGGAGGTCGTGACCGCTCTCCTGAAAAAGAGGTTACCCATAACCAATGAAATG GTTCACAACCTCATGGCCATTGAGCTAGCCTACATCAACACCAAGCACCCAGATTTGGTCGATATGGCTTTTGTGTCTCCGTCCATCAGCATTCCCAAG AGTGACGCCTACCAGGGCAATGGTCCTAGATGCTGGAAGAGCGAGGGGGACGCGGATGACAGTGTTCCCAAGGAAAGGGAGAACAGCAGATCACCGTCCCAGTTACACGTCTCCCCTGTCACCAGCCAGATACGTGCCATCAACTTCTTAGATGTG CCCTTGCCTTCAACTTCCAGAAAGCTGAGTCGCAGAGAGCAACAAGACTGTGAGATAATCCACAGACTGATCCGATCCTACTTCCTTATTGTCCGGAAGAACATCCAGGACAG TGTCCCTAAAACTGTCATGCACTTCCTGGTGAACTATGTCAAAGAGCACCTGCAGAGTGAACTGGTGGGACGGCTGTACAAGGCCCAGCTCCTGGATGTGTTGCTGACTGAGTCCAAAGACATGGCGCAACAGCGCAATGAGGCCGCTTCCATGCTCAAG gtCCTCCAGCAGGCCAACCAGACCATCTCAGAGATCCGAGAGACCCAGCTCTGGTGA